The Gemmatimonadota bacterium genomic sequence GTCGACACGCCGCTTAATGTGACCGACGTCACCGGATTCGGCAAGGATGCGGACCGAGACGGCAGACGGCAGGTGGCAGGGCGCAGCTGGCGTCACGCGTCGGTCAGCTGGCGTCATCAGGTCACGCGCCGGCGCCATCGGTCGCCAGCCAGCCGGCAGGCCTACTCCTTCACCTTTCCCTTCACCACGATGCGGTAGATCAGCAGGAAGACCCCGACGGTGAGGAGTCCATGTATCCAACCGGGGGCCTCAGTCGTAAAGGTGGCGAAGGCCCATACGCCCAGCATCACGAGGGCAGCTGCGATTCCAAGGTCCATTTGACGGAGGCCAGGCCAGGGGGTAGACTAGGTCAGCCCGAAGTATAAGGGGGCGGAGAGACCGATTTTTTGAGCCAACAAGTCCAACGTAGGGGTCCAACAGGTTGGTCGACGTCATGCCCCAGCGCGGGGAAGGCGGAAGGCTGGTTGCGGATCTTATTCCTATCGTCTGGGCTTCAAAAAACCCTCTTCGTTCCCGACCCTGGAAGGGCCCTGGCGTAGCCGGGGCCCTTCGTCGTTCCGGCCCCCGCGGGAACTCCACTCCCGGCGTCCGTGTTGGAGAGGGGCACCGCGGCGATGTTGGGCCCGGGCGCCTGATCACCCTCCAACCGGTCGCCCGTGCCCGTCGTTACCGTCACCCGTCGCCTGCGCTTCAACGCCGCCCATCGGGTGCACAACCCGGGGCTGAGCGATGCCGAGAACACGGCGCTTTTCGGCAAGTGTAACAACCCCAATTGGCACGGCCACAACTACACGCTGGATGTCTCGGTCACCGGTCCCATCGACCCGGTCACGGGCTATGTGATGGACCTGGGGCAACTGCGTGCCCTCGTGGAGCGCGAGGTGCTGGAAGAGGTCGACCACCGCAACCTGAACCTCGACGTGCCGTTCATGCGGGGGATCAACCCCACGAGCGAAAACCTGGTGGTGGCGATCTGGAACGTTCTGGCCCCCCAGGTGGCCCCGGCGACCCTCACACGGCTGCGGCTGTGGGAGACGGAGCACAACTTTGTCGACTATCATGGTGAGTCTGCATGACTTCCCCGATGCCCTGGCAAATTAAGCCTGTTGAGACCGACGACGCCCCGTTTGCCGGGGCGGAGTGCCTGGAGTTTGAGAACCTCGTCCGGCGCCAGCTGGAGCTCGTCGGGGAGGATCCCGCGCGCGAGGGGTTGGTGCGCACCCCGCATCGCGTGGTGAACGCGATGCGGTTCCTCACCCACGGGTACGGGCTCAAGGTCGAGGACGTGGTGGGCGAGGGAATCTTCGCCGAGGAGCACGAGCAGATGGTGATGGTGCGCGACATCGAGCTGTACTCGATGTGCGAGCATCACATGCTGCCGTTCTTTGGGAAGGCGCACATTGCCTACATCCCCAACGGCCGCATCGTGGGATTGTCCAAGCTGCCGCGCATCGTCGACATGTTCGCCCGTCGCCTGCAGGTGCAGGAGCGGCTCACCGGGGAGATCGCCAAGGCGATCCAGGACGTCCTGCAACCGCGTGGGGTGGGCGTCGTGATCGAGGCGTATCACCTCTGCATGATGATGCGCGGCGTGGAGAAGCAGAACTCCAAGACCATCACGTCGTCCTTGCTCGGCAACTTCCGCGACGACGCCATGACGCGCGACGAGTTCCTGCGGCTGGCGCACGGGTCGGGACCGCGGTGAGCCTCGAAGGACGCGTCGCACTGGTGACCGGGGCGTCCCGCGGCATCGGGGCGGCGGCCGCCGCAGCCCTCGCCGCGGCTGGCGCGCGGGTGGTGCTGGTGGCGCGGTCGCACGACGCGCTCCATGCGCTTGCCGCGTCGCTCCCTGGAGCGACGCCGCTGGTGGCTGACCTCAGCAATCCCGGGGGCGTCGATCACCTCGCAGAGGAGGTCCGCGGCCTGGTCGGCCACCCGGACCTGCTGATCCTCAACGCGGGGGTCTTTGCGCTGGGGGCCGTTGGGGAACTCGCGTTAGGCACCGTGGACCGGATGATCGACCTGAACCTGCGCGCGCCCTATCACCTCTTGCACCATTTCCTCCCGCCCATGCGCGCGCGTGGTTCCGGGCACGTCGTGACCATCGGGTCGGTGGCGGACCACGCGGCCTTCCCCGATAACGGCGGGTATGCGCTGACGAAATTCGGCACCCGCGGGCTCCACGAGGTGGTGCGCATGGAGCTGCGGGGGACCGGGGTTCGGGCCACGCTGGTCTCGCCCGGTCCGGTCGACACACCGATCTGGGACCCGCTGCATCCAGAGACCCGACCCGGCTTCCCGCCGCGGTCGGCGATGCTGCATCCCGCGGACGTCGCGGACGCCGTGCTGTGGGCCGCCTCGCGTCCCGCGCATGTCAACGTGGACGAGGTCCGGCTCGGCTACCGCTAGCGCCCATGTTCATTGAGCTGGTGGATGCCCTGCGCTGTCCGGTCGGGCACGAGGAGAGCTGGCTCGTCGCCGCCGTGGACCGCTACCACGGTCGCCATATCGCCGACGGGGCGCTGGGCTGCCCGGTCTGTCACGCCGTGTACCGGGTGCGCGATGGGGCGGTGCACTTTGCCGAGCCCGCAGGGTCAACAGGGTCGGCCGTGGGTGGGGATGCCGAACGTGTGCTGCGGGCGCAGGCATTGCTCGACTTGTCTGAGCCCGGTGGGCGCGTCGTGCTCGCGGGGGAGGCGGCGACCCTGGCTGACGCGCTCGAAGAGGCGACCGCCGCGGCGATCCTGCTGGTGAACCCGGTGGGCGTCGTGCCGACCCCCGGTCGGTCGACGATCTGGTGTGGTGCCACCGCGCCGTTGGCCGCAGGGACGCTGCGTGGCGCGATGCTCGGGGATGGGGTGGCGAGTGGGCTCGTCCCTTCGCTTGTTCGCGCCCTGCGGCCGGGTGGTCGGCTGGTGGCACCGGTCCACCTCCCCTTGCCGATGGATGTGGTGGAGCTGGCGCGCGACGACCAGGAGTGGGTGGCCGAGCGCGTCGCCGCCGTGACCTCGACCCCGGTCGGGCTCCGACGGAGGTAGGTGGGAAGGTCCCGGTCCGATCGTGGCGCAAGGGGCTGGCCGCAGATCGAACGACCGCCATCGGGAGTGCCATCGACGCTGCCGAGCGTTTGGATGACAAGGCACGACGCGACGCCCTGACGGCGCTCGCGTGAGGCAGCCTGGGTGAGCCCGCTATCCGTCGGCGTGCATGGCCTCACGTGCCTGGATCGCCAGGATGCGGCGCGTGGGCACGAGCCCCGAGCATAACCCCACGAGTGCCACGATGCCGCCGGCGAAGCCAAGCGCGAGCCCAAGCGACAGCGGCACCGAGCCGCCGCGATCCGGCGTACGAGAGAGCTCGAGCACGAATCGCGCGGCCAGCGGGAGCCCGAGCGCGGCCCCAACCCCCACCTGCAGGGCGGAACGTCGCAGGATCGTGAGCACCAGCGCGTGCCGCTGGGCCCCCAGTGCGGCCCGGATGCCGATCTCGCGCGTGCGCTCGGAGACCGCCAGCGAAAGCATCGCGTAGAGACCCGATGTCGCCAGCGCGATGAGCACCCCGACCAGGACGACCAGGCCCGCCGCGATCCCCATGACCAGGTACCAATCGCCCTGTCGCACGTCGCTGAGCGCGACGGCCCTTCCCACCACCAGGTCGGGATGCACCTCCTGCACCACGTCGCGCATGCGCCCGGCGAGTGAGGCCGGTGGCACCCTGGTGTGCACCGCGAGCTGCATCGGGTTGATGGTGCCGGGCGCTGCGGGCAGGTAGACCGCCGCGCCCTGGTCGGCATTCACCACGTTCACCCCCAGGGGCCCGATGACGCCAACGACCTCGTGCCACACGGCGCTGGTGGTGTCGGTTGGCGAGGGGAAGCGCACCCGCCGCCCCAGGGGAACGCGGCCGCCAAGCACACGCTCCACGAACGCGGTGTTCACGATCGCAACGCGCGTTCCGCCCTCCACGTCGGTTCGCACGAAGTCGCGACCGTTGAGCAGCGGGGTCCCGAGCGCCCCAAGGTAGCCCACGTCGATGTGCGCGACCCGGGTCCAGCGGGGCGGGGTGTCCGGTGCGCGTTCGACGCCATCCACTTCATACGGCATCGAGCGATGCTCCATGCGCGGGAGGACGTCAGCCACCGCGGCGCGCGTCACCCCGGGTTCCGCCTCGATCGCGGCGACGAGCGCACGCTGCGCCTCGGCCAGCTGTGCCTGGCGAAGGGCGGGGGCGCCGGCGTCCCCGGCCGTACCATCGGGCAATCGGACCTCGACCGCGAGGTATTCGGATGACGGAATGCCCGTTGCTCGGTTGGCGACCTGCAGGTCCGTGGCGTGGCTGGACACCGCGAACGCCATCCCGATCGCCGCCACTGATACCGCGATGTCTGCGACCACCAATGCGGCCGTGAGCTTGCCGAAGTGGAACCGCGCACCGCCGCGGATGTTCTGCGCGATGGCCCGGCCGGTGATGGCGATGGCTGGCAGGACGCCGGCGAGCGTCGCGCTCACGGCAGCCAACGCGAGCGCGGTGAGCGCCGTGGTCGCGGTCAGGTGCAGCGAGAGCCAATACGGCAACGCCGTCGCTTCGGGGGTCGCAAGGCTCGCAAGGTTCACATGTCGCAGCGCCCAGTCAAAGACCAGCACGCCGATCCCGGCCGCGATCACGGCCAGGAGCAAGGTTTCCACGAAGACCTGGGACACGAGGCGCGCGCGGCTCGCCCCAAGTGATGTGCGAATCGCGAGTTCTCGCGAGCGCGTCGCCGTTCGCGCAAACACGAGCATGGCGACGTTGCCGCACGCGACGAGGAGGAGCGCGAACATCATGGCCTGCGCATACCGGAATTCCGGCAGGCTGGCCAGCCCGCCCGCTGGCAGGTTGAGGAACAGGAGGCCGAACGGGACGACCTCCGCGCGCAGTCGCCGCCGTTCGGCCACGGCGGCCGCGCTGGTGGCGCTCGTGAGCTGGGGTTGGGCGAGAGCCGACACCTCGGCTTGCGCGCTGGACGCCGATACCCCATCGGCCAACCGGCCGATGACGTGCACGCGCACGCGCTCGTCGACGCCCCCGGTGGACGCGGGCCGCAGCGGAAGCCAGAGGATCTCGTTGGCGGGGAAGCCGAACCCCTCTGGCATCACGCCGACCACCTCGTACACGCGCCGCCCGATCCGCAGCCCCTGACCCAGGACGTGCGGATCCTGACCGAACCGGGAGGCCCACAGGGCGTAGCCAATCACGACGACGTCGGGCGCGCCAGTCGCGAAGTCCTCGTCGGCGAGGAGGCGCCCCATGGCCGGGCGCGCAGACAACATCGGGAAAACATTCGCCGAGAGCTGCGCGGCAGCGGCGGGCGTCGCCTGGCCGTCCCTCGTGGCGACGTTGTAGGTCAACGTGCGCAGCGCGCCCAGCGCCGAGAAGCCCTCGAGCGACGAGGCCCACGTCGTGAAGTCGGAGTCCCAGGTCGGCGCGACGGCAGACGACAGCGGGTCCCAATACCGGATGGCCCGGAGCCTGTCGTCTCCGTCACCCGGCAACGGCGCGTGCAGGGCACGCGCGAGGTGCGACGGTGCCAGCCCCACCGGAATGCCCACCGCGAGTGCGAAGATGGCCGCGAGGTTGAGCATCGGGTGCTTCCGCAGCAAACGCACGCCCACCTTCACGTCCAACCAGGAAAAGCGGAGCGGTGCGAAGGACTCGAGCCCCTTCGCCTCGCGGGACAACTCCCGGAACGTCCCTTCGTGGCCAAACTCGCGGCGCGCGCGGTCCCGGGCCGCCGCGGGAGCCAGGCCGTCCCGCATGAGGTGCGCGGCACGTTCGTCGAGGTGATGTCGAAATTCCTCCCGCACCTCTTGCTCGACCTCGGCCCGATGCCGGAGCGCGCGATACCAGGTGCTCACGCGGGCAACGACGGCGGATGCCGACAGCCATTCAGGGAAGCCGGGCATTTCAGATCTCCTGCGGGGTAGCCAGCAGCGAGCGGGATATCGCCTCGGCGAGGTGCTGCCAGCTGCGTTGCTCGTGGTCCAGCTGGCTCAGCCCCAATGGGGTGAGCTGGTAGAAGCGGGCGCGTCGGTTGTTCGACGAGGTCCCCCAGCGGCCCGCGATCATCCCCTTCTGCTCGAGGCGATACAGGGCCGGATACAGGGCGCCCTGTTGCACCAGGATGGCGCCACCCGAGATTTGCTCGATGCGCAGCAGGACGCCGTATCCGTGCACGTCTCCGAGAGAGATCGCCTTGAGGATGACGAGGTCGAGATTTCCTGGTAGCAGTTCGGCCGTGGACGCCACGGTCTCTCCTATGGAGGTTAGGAGAAGGATCGCCGCCTTCTCCTAACTCGTCAAGGAGAGCGGTCAGGCTGGCACCGGCACGATCCCCGCCGTCGAGGCCGATCGGGCAGTCCGCCGAAGACAATACGGACGGGAATCCGCGTTTCCGTCATCTCCGCCTGGAGCTGGACCTGGGGCTGGTCATCGGGTCCGGCGTGCCGACTGGCGGAAGCGTGATGGTCGCTGAACTTGAGGGGCTTGGCTGAACCTGGACAGCCGGGCGGCGGTCGACACGCTGCATCAACTCTGGAGCGGGCGCGGCGTGATATTGCGTTCAACGCCCGAGGCGAAGCCGTGGAAGCTCTATGAGTTCACGGCGGCCGATGGTGACGGCAACGAGTTTCGGGTCTTCTATGACTTCGGCTGGGAGGAGCGTGAGCGTGCCTCACGCGACTAGCGGCGCCCCGGCTGATGTACGACCGGCGTCTATGGCGACCTGCTGCGAAGACGAACCGCGATCAGCGGGCCAGGCGTCGCCACTCCATTGACATGCGGTCGCGAAGGGGGCCGCTCACGGGGGCGATACGGCCGGCGCCGAGGTTGTCGACGACGTGTGTGGCACGGCGCGTACCGGGGATCACACAGGTCACCTCGGGGAACGACAGGATCCAGGTGAGCATGAACTGCGCCCATGACGCAACGCCAAGCTCCGCGACCCACGCGGGGAGTGGCTGTGTGCGGACCCGAGCGAACGACCCACCGCCCCCGAAGGGGCGATTGACGATGACCCCGACGCCGTGCCGCGCACATGCGGCAAGAAGCGACGACGCGGCGTCTGGTTCATCCAATGACAGGTTGACCTGCACGAAGTCGACCGCCTCCGACTGGATGACACGAGCGAGGTCAGCGTGCGCGCCGGCCTGGTAGTGGGTGAGCCCGAGGTACCGCACGCGGCCCGCGGCCTTCCAGGCCCTCAGGGTCCGGAGGTGCGTCTGCCAATCCACCAGGTTGTGGACCTGCATGAGGTCGATCGGGTCGGCGCCCAGGCGACGCAGCGAGGTGTTCATCTGGTCGATGCCGGCGCGTTCGCCACTCGTCCAGACCTTGGTGGCGATCCATGCGTGTGAACCCGCAGGACGGGCGGCGAGCAGGTCGCCGACCACCTGCTCGGAGGAGCCGTACATCGGGGAGGAATCGATCACGCGCCCGCCGCCATCGAGGAAGGCGCCTAACGTGGACGCGCATTCGGCGCGCGCGGCGGGATCGGTGCCGACGTCGAAGGTCTGCCAGGTGCCAAGGCCAATGACTGGCAACATCTCGCCGGTTGAGGGAATGGGGCGGGTGCGCATGGGGCGAGTGGTCTGCAGGGCTGTTCGAGCGGTGCCCAGGCCGAGGGCGCCAAGGAGGAGGTCGCGCCGGTTCACGGCTCGTCGCCCGGCAACCTTGGGACGTCGCCGCGCGCGCTCGGGAGGTGTCGCCCGCTCCCCCGGGCGATGGCCAGGGTGCCGGCGGCGGATCCGGCGCAGAGTGCGGCCACCGGTGCGACCAGCCCAACTGCGCGAAGCCAGAATGGGGCGACCAGGGGCATAGCGCCCGCCGCAAGCGCGAGACCACCGAGCGCCCCACCGGCGATCGCCCCCCAGACGGCGAAGCGCGGCAGCGACAACTCATCGAAGCGACGGCGCCGTGCCGCAATCCCGAGGACGACGGAGAAGGCGACCCCACACAGGAAGCCCGGGATCGCGAGCGCCTGGGGCCACATGTCGAGGATGCGCCCGTCACGATCGACCAACCCCTCCATGATCAGGCCGCCGACGAGCCCCCAGGCCACGGCCCAGGTGGCCCCCATCCCCAGGGCGCCCCGAAGGCGCTTCGTCCACAGCTTCACCGGTATCCCCGGTGGCCCGGTTGGGCCCGGTCACGAGCGCAAGGCGCCGTGCGAACAGGTGGCGATGGCCTCATGGACGAATCGGGTCCGGCGGCACCCCCTCGAAGGTGATCTTTACCGGGAGGATCCGCCCGTCCGCATCGAACCTCAGGTGGTCAATGCTCACCACGCGGTGGTTGCGGTCCGTTTGTCCCAGCGGGCGGCGATGATACACGATGTACCACTGACCCGAGGCCGGAGCCTGGACCACCGAGTGGTGCCCCGCTCCGGTGGCGACACCAGGGTCCTGGGCAAGGATCTGTCCGACGCGCGCGAAGGGACCAAACGGTGAATCCCCCACCGCGTACGCGACCGCGTAGTCCGGACCGGTCCACCCGCCCTCGGACCACATGAAGTAGTACTTGCCAGCGTGCCGCAGCATGTAGGCCCCTTCCACGTATCCTGTCGGCGTGATCTCGCGGAACACCGATCCGTCCGGGAAGGGTTCGAACCCGGTGAAGTCCCGGTTGAGCTTGGCGATGTTGCAGTGCCGCCAGCCGCCGTACACGATGTAGTAACTCCCGTCATCGTCGCGAAACACCATCTGGTCGATGGGCTGCGCGCCGTGATGAAAGCGGTCGATGAGCGGCTTGCCGAGATAGTCGACGAAGGGGCCCGCGGGTGTGCGCGCGCGTGCGACGCCGATCCCGCCGTGCTCGCGGTCGCTCTGGATGTCGTTGGCGCCAAAGAAGAGGTAGTACCACCCGTCCTTCTCCACGATCGAGGGCGCCCACATCGCGCGTCGGGCCCATCGGACCCCCGTGGTATCGAGCACGCGGGCATGGCGTGTCCAGCTGACCAGGTCGTCCGAGGAGAAGGCGTCAAGGAACGTCTGCTGGTCGTACGGCGCAGAGAACGTCGGGAAGATCCAGTACTTCCCGTCGAAGACATGCGCCTCGGGGTCGGCGTACCAGCCCGGGATGACGGGATTGCCGGACGTGCGCTGCGCGGCGGCTGAACATGGCGCCAAGGCGAGGGCGGGAAGGAACAGGAGGGCGGCTCGGAGTCTCATACTCCAAACTGGCCTGCCCGCTCGCGCGACAATAGGGGGCGCGCTCCAGCTCCTGCATGGGGTCGGGCGTGTTTGCCGGAAAGCCTGTGGACTCCTACACTTTCGGCGTGCTGCATCCCACAGGTCACGTTCTCGGCCGGCGCGTGCGCCCCAGCGGAGTCGGTCGGGCGCCTCAACTGGGCTCGCGCCACTCCCAGCGACGACCTCCGTCGTGGCGCACCCTCGTGCCGTGGCTTGTCGTCATGGGGGCGTGCAACGCCCAACGCCCGGAGATTCGCACCGACATACCGCGCGTGGAGGCCGCCCTCGAACGATTGCGTGCCGCCACCCGCCCGTTTCATTCGCTTGATGCCGCCGTGGCCGCTGGCTATCCACGCACGGTGACCGAGTGCCTGGTGCACGAATCACATGGTGCGATGGGATATCACCACTTCAACCGCGCCAACGCGATCGCCGTACCAGAGGTGGAACGCCCGGCGATCCTGCTGTATGAACGACGCGCGGACGGCTCCTACCAGCTCAATGGGGTCGAGTTCATCGTGCCGTATCGGCTGGTGCCCCGCGACGCCGAAGCGCCGATCATGATGGGCCAGCGCATGCACCGCGAGGATAACCTGAACTTCTGGTACCTCCACGTCTGGGCCTGGCGCGAGAACCGGGAAGGCCTGTTTGCGAACTTCCATCCCGAGGTCTCGTGTCTCGACAAGGGGACGATATACCGACCCTACGAGCGCACCGGGTCGTTCGGTGGTTCCTGATGCTGCTCACCTGGCATAGAGCAGCCGCATCCCCCGGACGGCGGTTGTCCCAGGGGCGTCCGTATGGCCGAGGCCCTGAAGCATTTCACTGTGGAGCGTGAGTCCCGGGTAGCGTCGGCCCCGTAGCGCAGCGCTCAGCCGTGCCTGTCCGCTGACGATGTGCCCAATCCCCTCGAGTTCCGGGTCGTCGATCTCCAAGGTCCCCGATGCGAGGTACACGCGCACCGCGAGGTCCTTGTGTGACTGTGCGTAACGCGACTCCTGGCGAAGGACCTCGTCGTCCCCATACGCCATCGCCGGGCTCGAGATGATGTAGGTGCGAAAGGGTGACTGCTCCTGGAAGATTGCCCACGAGGCGAAGAAGCCACCGGCCGAAACGCCGAACAGGCCAAGGCGGTCGCTGTCGATGCGGTACCTGGCAGTGACGCGGGGCAGGAGCTCCTGGGTGAGCATGGAGAGGAACTTCGGCGCACCGCCCACGCAGTCGGACACGGCGAGCTTGAACGCGTTGCACCCGGCCTGCACGACCTGCCCGAACGGGTCCTTCAGGGCCCACTGCGGCGGCGAGAACTCGTGCACACGCCGACGGGTAAAGGCGTCCCGCCCCTCCTCGAACGGGGCGCCCACGCTGACGACGATGACCTCCTCGATTCCACCAACGGTGTTGGCGGCGTGGAAGACGAGGGGGAAGTAATCATTGCCATCGGTGACCAGCAGCAGCGGGTAACGCTTCGTGGCGCTGTCCACATAGCTGCGAGGGAGGCCGACGGTAATGTCGTATGTACGCCCCATGGAAGGCGACGCAAGGCGGTACGATTCGGTGTTCTGCGTGGGCACCGGCTGCGGGGCCAGCAGCTGGGCCGCGAGGGCCGGCGGCGTGCAGGCAGCCACCAGCGGCAGGGCGGCCAGGCGCAGCAAGCGAATCATGGATCCCGTCCAGGAGTGGGGGTGGGGTGGGCGAATTCACTATAGTGAATGACACGTTCGCGATAGTATATGCTACTTTCCGGGCACCGCCAGTACCCCAGCCGTCCCGGCAACTCCCCTCGCGGCACCCGACATGACCTTCGAAACCGCCATGCGTGAGCGACGTCGAACGCTCGGACTGAGTCTCCAGCAGCTCGCCGCGCGCAGCGGGGTCAGTGCGGCCATGCTGTCCGAGGTGGAGCGCGGGCGCAAGAGTCCGACCCTGCGTGTGGCCGCGCAAATCGCCGATGGACTGCAACTCGCCATCTCCGCGCTCCTTGGAGCGGAACCTGTCGCGCGGATGCAGGTGCGCCGCCGCGCTGAGCGCCGACGCCTGGTCGACTCACGGAGCGCGATCGAGCGCCACCTCCTGGCGCCCGCGCTCCTGGCCCAAGGCATCGAAGTCGTGTGGTATGTGGTGCCGCCGGGGAGCGAAAGCGGGACCTTTGCCCCACACCAGCATGGTACCCTGTCGCATGCCACCGTCGTACGGGGCACCGTGGAGTTCGATGCCGACGGTGAGCACATCGTCCTCCGTGCCGGCGACTCCATCGACTTTCCAGCGAGCATCACCCACGAGTTCCGCAACACGGGGCGCGCTCCATGTGAATTCCTCCTCGTGGTCGACACGCGCCGACCGTAGCCGACCCGACTGCGGCCCCAGGGGCCTCGTCACCGCATGGGACGACGCCCACGGGGACCAGCGCCGTCGCGCCGCGCCCGGACCTGAGGCCGACCAGCCCGGCCGGTCATATGAAACCCGCGCCCCCCTCACCCAGTCCGGGATGAGACTCGCACATTCACTGGATGGCCCACCCTGCCTTGCCAACCCCGGACCTCGAGGCATCGCTCGCCGCGCTGCACGAGGCGGGTTTTGCATGGGCACGGAGCTGCTGCCAGGGCGACCCGGATCTTGCCGCGGACGTCCTGCAGACGACCTACGTGAAGGTCCTGGCGGGGAATGCCCGGTTCGCTGGGCGTTCGTCCTTTCGGACCTGGTTGTTCGGCGTCATCCGCTTGACTTCGTTGGAGCTGCAGCGTCGCGGGGGACGCGAGTTGCCGTTCGATGCAGACACGGACGCCGAGTCCGGGGAAGCCAGCGCGGAACTGGAACTGATCCGCGCCGAGGAATGCGAGGCACTGCGCGCCGCACTGGGCCGGTTGCCCGACCGCCAGCGCGAAGTGTTGCACCTGGTGTTCCAGCAGGAGATGACGATTGCAGAGGCGGGGGTGGTGATGGGGGTGTCGCTGGGCTCGGCGCGCGTCCACTATGAACGCGCCAAGAAGCGCTTGCGGGCACTGCTCGTGGCCGGTGGCCATGGGCGTCGTGCCGACCAGGCGCACGCTGACTCGGAGGAATGACCGATGACCGACGACGATACACTTGAGCAGCAGCTGCGCCCCGCGTTCGACGGGTTGCGCCGCGCGGATGCGCAGGCGA encodes the following:
- a CDS encoding 6-carboxytetrahydropterin synthase, whose protein sequence is MPVVTVTRRLRFNAAHRVHNPGLSDAENTALFGKCNNPNWHGHNYTLDVSVTGPIDPVTGYVMDLGQLRALVEREVLEEVDHRNLNLDVPFMRGINPTSENLVVAIWNVLAPQVAPATLTRLRLWETEHNFVDYHGESA
- the folE gene encoding GTP cyclohydrolase I FolE, whose translation is MPWQIKPVETDDAPFAGAECLEFENLVRRQLELVGEDPAREGLVRTPHRVVNAMRFLTHGYGLKVEDVVGEGIFAEEHEQMVMVRDIELYSMCEHHMLPFFGKAHIAYIPNGRIVGLSKLPRIVDMFARRLQVQERLTGEIAKAIQDVLQPRGVGVVIEAYHLCMMMRGVEKQNSKTITSSLLGNFRDDAMTRDEFLRLAHGSGPR
- a CDS encoding SDR family NAD(P)-dependent oxidoreductase gives rise to the protein MSLEGRVALVTGASRGIGAAAAAALAAAGARVVLVARSHDALHALAASLPGATPLVADLSNPGGVDHLAEEVRGLVGHPDLLILNAGVFALGAVGELALGTVDRMIDLNLRAPYHLLHHFLPPMRARGSGHVVTIGSVADHAAFPDNGGYALTKFGTRGLHEVVRMELRGTGVRATLVSPGPVDTPIWDPLHPETRPGFPPRSAMLHPADVADAVLWAASRPAHVNVDEVRLGYR
- a CDS encoding ABC transporter permease, yielding MPGFPEWLSASAVVARVSTWYRALRHRAEVEQEVREEFRHHLDERAAHLMRDGLAPAAARDRARREFGHEGTFRELSREAKGLESFAPLRFSWLDVKVGVRLLRKHPMLNLAAIFALAVGIPVGLAPSHLARALHAPLPGDGDDRLRAIRYWDPLSSAVAPTWDSDFTTWASSLEGFSALGALRTLTYNVATRDGQATPAAAAQLSANVFPMLSARPAMGRLLADEDFATGAPDVVVIGYALWASRFGQDPHVLGQGLRIGRRVYEVVGVMPEGFGFPANEILWLPLRPASTGGVDERVRVHVIGRLADGVSASSAQAEVSALAQPQLTSATSAAAVAERRRLRAEVVPFGLLFLNLPAGGLASLPEFRYAQAMMFALLLVACGNVAMLVFARTATRSRELAIRTSLGASRARLVSQVFVETLLLAVIAAGIGVLVFDWALRHVNLASLATPEATALPYWLSLHLTATTALTALALAAVSATLAGVLPAIAITGRAIAQNIRGGARFHFGKLTAALVVADIAVSVAAIGMAFAVSSHATDLQVANRATGIPSSEYLAVEVRLPDGTAGDAGAPALRQAQLAEAQRALVAAIEAEPGVTRAAVADVLPRMEHRSMPYEVDGVERAPDTPPRWTRVAHIDVGYLGALGTPLLNGRDFVRTDVEGGTRVAIVNTAFVERVLGGRVPLGRRVRFPSPTDTTSAVWHEVVGVIGPLGVNVVNADQGAAVYLPAAPGTINPMQLAVHTRVPPASLAGRMRDVVQEVHPDLVVGRAVALSDVRQGDWYLVMGIAAGLVVLVGVLIALATSGLYAMLSLAVSERTREIGIRAALGAQRHALVLTILRRSALQVGVGAALGLPLAARFVLELSRTPDRGGSVPLSLGLALGFAGGIVALVGLCSGLVPTRRILAIQAREAMHADG
- a CDS encoding PadR family transcriptional regulator, with the translated sequence MASTAELLPGNLDLVILKAISLGDVHGYGVLLRIEQISGGAILVQQGALYPALYRLEQKGMIAGRWGTSSNNRRARFYQLTPLGLSQLDHEQRSWQHLAEAISRSLLATPQEI
- a CDS encoding aldo/keto reductase translates to MRTRPIPSTGEMLPVIGLGTWQTFDVGTDPAARAECASTLGAFLDGGGRVIDSSPMYGSSEQVVGDLLAARPAGSHAWIATKVWTSGERAGIDQMNTSLRRLGADPIDLMQVHNLVDWQTHLRTLRAWKAAGRVRYLGLTHYQAGAHADLARVIQSEAVDFVQVNLSLDEPDAASSLLAACARHGVGVIVNRPFGGGGSFARVRTQPLPAWVAELGVASWAQFMLTWILSFPEVTCVIPGTRRATHVVDNLGAGRIAPVSGPLRDRMSMEWRRLAR
- a CDS encoding family 43 glycosylhydrolase — its product is MRLRAALLFLPALALAPCSAAAQRTSGNPVIPGWYADPEAHVFDGKYWIFPTFSAPYDQQTFLDAFSSDDLVSWTRHARVLDTTGVRWARRAMWAPSIVEKDGWYYLFFGANDIQSDREHGGIGVARARTPAGPFVDYLGKPLIDRFHHGAQPIDQMVFRDDDGSYYIVYGGWRHCNIAKLNRDFTGFEPFPDGSVFREITPTGYVEGAYMLRHAGKYYFMWSEGGWTGPDYAVAYAVGDSPFGPFARVGQILAQDPGVATGAGHHSVVQAPASGQWYIVYHRRPLGQTDRNHRVVSIDHLRFDADGRILPVKITFEGVPPDPIRP
- a CDS encoding alpha/beta hydrolase; this translates as MIRLLRLAALPLVAACTPPALAAQLLAPQPVPTQNTESYRLASPSMGRTYDITVGLPRSYVDSATKRYPLLLVTDGNDYFPLVFHAANTVGGIEEVIVVSVGAPFEEGRDAFTRRRVHEFSPPQWALKDPFGQVVQAGCNAFKLAVSDCVGGAPKFLSMLTQELLPRVTARYRIDSDRLGLFGVSAGGFFASWAIFQEQSPFRTYIISSPAMAYGDDEVLRQESRYAQSHKDLAVRVYLASGTLEIDDPELEGIGHIVSGQARLSAALRGRRYPGLTLHSEMLQGLGHTDAPGTTAVRGMRLLYAR
- a CDS encoding cupin domain-containing protein, which codes for MTFETAMRERRRTLGLSLQQLAARSGVSAAMLSEVERGRKSPTLRVAAQIADGLQLAISALLGAEPVARMQVRRRAERRRLVDSRSAIERHLLAPALLAQGIEVVWYVVPPGSESGTFAPHQHGTLSHATVVRGTVEFDADGEHIVLRAGDSIDFPASITHEFRNTGRAPCEFLLVVDTRRP
- a CDS encoding RNA polymerase sigma factor, with the translated sequence MAHPALPTPDLEASLAALHEAGFAWARSCCQGDPDLAADVLQTTYVKVLAGNARFAGRSSFRTWLFGVIRLTSLELQRRGGRELPFDADTDAESGEASAELELIRAEECEALRAALGRLPDRQREVLHLVFQQEMTIAEAGVVMGVSLGSARVHYERAKKRLRALLVAGGHGRRADQAHADSEE